The proteins below are encoded in one region of Acidobacteriota bacterium:
- a CDS encoding HAMP domain-containing sensor histidine kinase → MYKLRLAASAAWGRALAALRSRQWEILAPSSEEAGEEEHLLLLEASEQFPTWPGLLDEAVERGVPVLAAFPADHPQAALGSGSLPARRHDFDMEWFPVAQWDAETLAHLSQRLCCRASSLRRRQQLKEQRLQQKARESLMQKLVHDMKSPLTVMLMDLGMLERWWEKGNSDRFQVGVGRLTQNCEELIGMIQNLLDANRLRERELRVSLVTLGVGAVLREVLENPPSSLEKKNIQLQLDLRHTETSLEMDPSIMGRVLENLLKVAARVTPKGGGVEVSARRVEEQMEIKVGVKEASFDADKALVLLQPYAHDKWRALGVDAGNGIGFNFCRMAVERHGGTLSVESARSGVDFVVRLPNSPKQL, encoded by the coding sequence ATGTACAAGCTACGTTTGGCGGCGTCGGCGGCCTGGGGGCGAGCGCTGGCCGCCTTGCGATCCCGGCAGTGGGAGATCCTGGCCCCTTCTTCAGAGGAGGCGGGGGAGGAGGAACACCTGCTGTTGCTGGAGGCATCCGAGCAGTTTCCGACCTGGCCGGGACTGCTGGATGAGGCCGTAGAGCGGGGCGTGCCCGTCCTGGCAGCCTTTCCCGCCGATCATCCCCAGGCGGCGCTCGGCTCCGGCTCGCTGCCGGCTCGCCGCCACGACTTCGACATGGAGTGGTTTCCCGTGGCCCAATGGGACGCCGAGACCCTTGCCCATCTCTCGCAGCGCCTGTGCTGCCGGGCCTCTTCGCTGCGCCGCCGGCAGCAGCTCAAAGAGCAACGCCTGCAGCAAAAGGCACGCGAAAGCCTAATGCAAAAGCTGGTCCACGACATGAAGAGTCCTCTCACCGTCATGCTCATGGACCTGGGCATGCTGGAGCGCTGGTGGGAGAAAGGCAACTCCGATCGCTTTCAAGTGGGCGTTGGACGCCTGACCCAAAACTGCGAAGAGTTGATCGGCATGATCCAGAACCTGCTCGACGCCAACCGGCTGCGCGAGCGGGAACTGAGGGTGAGCCTGGTTACGCTGGGCGTGGGGGCCGTGCTGCGGGAAGTGCTCGAGAACCCTCCCTCAAGCCTGGAGAAAAAGAACATCCAACTGCAATTGGATCTGCGCCACACCGAGACCTCGCTGGAGATGGACCCCTCAATCATGGGACGGGTGCTGGAGAATCTGCTCAAGGTGGCGGCCCGGGTGACGCCCAAAGGAGGCGGCGTCGAGGTCAGCGCCCGGCGGGTCGAGGAGCAGATGGAAATCAAGGTCGGGGTCAAGGAGGCATCCTTCGACGCCGATAAGGCGTTGGTGCTGCTGCAGCCCTACGCCCACGACAAGTGGAGAGCGCTGGGTGTGGACGCGGGCAACGGTATCGGGTTTAATTTCTGCCGCATGGCGGTAGAGCGCCACGGAGGAACACTGAGCGTAGAGAGCGCCCGCAGCGGAGTGGATTTCGTGGTCCGCTTGCCCAACAGCCCCAAGCAGCTTTAA
- a CDS encoding MotA/TolQ/ExbB proton channel family protein, with protein sequence MDLGTIIGIILGIVLVTTAIMLGGDPKLFINVQGMLIVVGGTVATTLVRFPMPRVLKMMNVVKNAFTHRLAAPDEIIEELIRIARIARKEGVLALEEEKTDDEFLQQGILLVVDGNDTEAIEDILRTDIRYLQSRHRDGRDILKAMGESAPAFGMIGTLIGLVIMLANMEDVSSLGPAMAVAILTTLYGALIANVLALPLAKKLEIRSKEETLNRQLMLVGLLSIQKGDNPRIMETVMRAFLRKPSASPEPPPEQAPKQAEAA encoded by the coding sequence ATGGATCTTGGAACAATCATCGGAATCATCCTGGGGATCGTCCTGGTGACGACGGCCATTATGCTGGGCGGCGATCCCAAGCTGTTCATCAATGTTCAGGGCATGCTCATCGTGGTGGGCGGAACGGTGGCCACCACCCTGGTGCGGTTCCCCATGCCGCGTGTCCTCAAGATGATGAACGTGGTCAAGAACGCCTTCACGCACCGCCTCGCCGCGCCCGACGAAATCATCGAGGAACTCATCCGCATCGCCCGCATCGCCCGCAAAGAAGGCGTCCTGGCTCTGGAAGAAGAAAAGACCGACGACGAGTTCTTGCAGCAGGGGATCCTGCTGGTGGTGGACGGAAACGATACCGAGGCCATCGAGGACATCCTGCGTACCGATATCCGCTATCTGCAGAGCCGCCACCGCGACGGGCGGGACATCCTCAAAGCCATGGGGGAGTCGGCTCCTGCGTTCGGAATGATCGGAACGCTCATCGGACTGGTGATCATGCTGGCCAACATGGAGGACGTCTCTTCCTTGGGTCCGGCCATGGCGGTGGCCATTCTGACCACCCTTTACGGCGCCTTGATCGCCAATGTACTGGCGCTGCCGCTGGCCAAGAAACTGGAGATCCGCAGCAAGGAAGAAACGCTCAACCGTCAGTTGATGCTGGTCGGGCTGCTTTCCATTCAAAAAGGAGACAACCCGCGCATCATGGAAACCGTCATGCGCGCCTTTCTCAGAAAGCCTTCCGCCTCGCCGGAGCCTCCGCCTGAGCAGGCGCCCAAGCAAGCCGAGGCCGCCTGA
- a CDS encoding flagellar motor protein MotB yields MNWQDAFDEEEQEQGAPAWVVTFGDMMSLLLTFFVLLLSFSEIDKVAFAQIMGSLKTAFGVQTIEVMVNPPDGPEKMPVPMEGNASGDGLLDKLRSILPGAFAGGKTGDDEGEGDARVTISFPGRLLFQSGESTIQTPFYATLDVIADFMKKERDLQLQVFGHTDNRPIATRRFYDNWELSASRASQVVKYLIDKGVERNRLVAVGFADTRPVAANDSPVNRERNRRVEFLFIEGTEPGEYEVLGAGEARSFEAAQ; encoded by the coding sequence ATGAACTGGCAGGACGCTTTCGATGAAGAAGAGCAGGAACAAGGGGCGCCCGCCTGGGTGGTCACCTTCGGCGACATGATGTCGCTGTTGTTGACCTTCTTCGTCCTTCTGCTTTCCTTCTCCGAGATCGACAAAGTGGCCTTTGCCCAGATCATGGGATCGCTTAAGACCGCTTTCGGCGTGCAGACCATCGAAGTGATGGTCAATCCTCCTGACGGACCTGAGAAAATGCCCGTTCCCATGGAAGGCAACGCTTCCGGAGACGGACTGCTCGACAAGCTGCGCTCCATTCTCCCCGGAGCTTTCGCAGGAGGAAAAACCGGAGACGACGAGGGAGAAGGCGATGCCCGCGTAACGATCAGCTTCCCCGGCCGGCTGCTCTTCCAATCCGGGGAGTCGACCATCCAGACGCCCTTCTACGCCACCCTGGACGTCATCGCCGATTTCATGAAGAAAGAGCGCGACCTTCAGTTGCAGGTGTTCGGCCACACCGACAACCGCCCCATCGCTACCCGACGTTTTTACGACAACTGGGAATTGTCGGCCTCACGGGCCAGCCAGGTGGTCAAGTACCTGATCGACAAAGGAGTGGAGCGCAACCGTCTGGTGGCGGTGGGTTTCGCCGACACGCGGCCGGTGGCGGCCAACGACAGCCCCGTCAACCGGGAAAGGAACCGGCGGGTGGAGTTTCTTTTCATCGAGGGCACTGAGCCCGGAGAATACGAGGTGCTGGGCGCGGGAGAAGCGCGCAGCTTCGAGGCAGCGCAATAG
- a CDS encoding HD domain-containing phosphohydrolase: MGIMTLGESQLPGMDPAERILVVDDEPLVRDLLSSYLRGAGYVCETARSGREALEKLDRQPASLVIADIRMPELNGLQLLDNLVDQHPDTAAIMITAVADMETAVGTMKVGAYDYITKPFNLDKVAGAVSSALDKRRQVLQQRESSLRLEKLVDEKSTQLKDAIYDLKDHREMTLDVLMKVLDARGHETQRHSQRVRAYTLRLADAMDFPSEERVALGRGALLHDIGKVGIPDSILLKPGRLTPEEWERMKEHTTIGYQILKGVRFLDRVADMVLSHHERWDGKGYPRGLKGDQVPLEARMFSILDAFDAMTSNRPYRDALSVEYASREISANAGKQFDPDVVKHFLEVPVEDWMEIGAEYREKV, from the coding sequence ATGGGCATCATGACGCTTGGGGAAAGCCAGTTGCCGGGGATGGACCCGGCGGAACGGATCCTGGTGGTGGACGACGAACCCCTGGTGCGCGATCTGCTCTCCAGCTACCTGCGCGGCGCCGGATACGTCTGTGAAACCGCCCGCAGCGGACGTGAAGCGCTTGAGAAGCTGGACCGGCAACCGGCCTCGCTGGTCATTGCCGACATCCGCATGCCCGAATTGAACGGCCTGCAACTGCTCGACAACCTGGTCGACCAACATCCCGATACCGCCGCCATCATGATCACGGCGGTTGCCGACATGGAAACGGCCGTGGGGACCATGAAGGTTGGGGCCTACGACTACATCACCAAGCCCTTCAACCTGGACAAGGTGGCGGGGGCCGTCAGCAGCGCCCTGGACAAGCGGCGCCAAGTCCTGCAGCAGCGCGAGTCTTCGCTCAGGCTGGAAAAGCTGGTGGACGAAAAGAGCACTCAGCTCAAAGACGCCATCTACGATCTCAAAGACCATCGCGAAATGACCCTGGACGTGCTCATGAAGGTGCTTGACGCCCGCGGGCATGAAACCCAGAGGCACTCCCAGCGGGTGCGCGCCTACACCCTGCGCCTGGCCGATGCCATGGATTTCCCGTCCGAAGAGCGGGTGGCGCTGGGCCGGGGGGCCTTGCTGCACGACATCGGCAAGGTGGGCATCCCGGACTCCATTCTGCTCAAGCCGGGACGCCTGACGCCCGAGGAATGGGAGCGCATGAAGGAGCACACCACCATCGGCTACCAGATTCTCAAGGGCGTGCGCTTCCTGGACCGGGTCGCCGATATGGTGCTCTCCCATCATGAACGCTGGGACGGCAAGGGCTATCCGCGCGGACTGAAGGGCGATCAAGTGCCCCTGGAAGCCCGCATGTTCTCGATCCTGGACGCCTTCGACGCCATGACTTCCAACCGTCCCTACCGTGACGCCCTGTCGGTCGAATACGCATCGCGCGAGATTTCAGCCAACGCGGGCAAGCAGTTCGATCCCGACGTGGTCAAGCACTTCCTCGAGGTTCCCGTCGAGGACTGGATGGAAATCGGCGCCGAATACCGGGAAAAAGTCTAA
- a CDS encoding flagellin: MGFFSVLNNTSSLIALQESTASGVGLQNTLAKLSSGKRLFRSAEDPAGLAIADGLRGQIRTLQQAVRNANDAQGFLQTGDSALSSVQNILTRAASLAAQAASDTNSGQYDAIENELEQLFSEIDRIGGGTEFNGIQIFVDTTREIFVGDTQNATGNNATISFSTSGLSVSGLGFTGTGAQVSVATGGAVTVSIGSGGDAQALLEDIESAIDLVAEKRGNFGSQLNRLDNALSVISSQIQNLTAAESQIRDANLAEEITNLTKFQILTQSGIASLAQANQSQQSVLSLF; the protein is encoded by the coding sequence ATGGGTTTCTTTAGTGTTCTCAACAACACCTCGAGTCTCATCGCTCTGCAGGAATCGACCGCTAGCGGCGTGGGTCTGCAAAACACGCTGGCCAAGCTGTCGTCGGGAAAGCGTCTTTTCCGATCTGCCGAGGACCCGGCCGGACTGGCCATCGCTGACGGCTTGAGGGGGCAAATCCGCACCCTTCAACAGGCCGTGCGCAACGCCAACGACGCTCAAGGCTTCTTGCAGACCGGTGACAGCGCGCTCTCCAGCGTCCAGAACATCCTGACGCGTGCCGCTTCGCTGGCCGCTCAAGCCGCTTCGGACACCAATTCGGGGCAGTACGACGCCATCGAAAACGAGTTGGAGCAGCTCTTCTCCGAAATCGACCGTATCGGGGGCGGAACTGAATTCAACGGGATTCAGATTTTCGTCGACACCACCCGCGAGATCTTCGTGGGCGACACCCAGAACGCTACCGGCAACAACGCCACCATCTCTTTCTCGACTTCGGGACTGAGCGTCAGCGGACTGGGCTTTACCGGCACCGGCGCTCAGGTTTCGGTGGCCACCGGCGGCGCCGTGACCGTTTCCATCGGCTCGGGCGGGGACGCCCAGGCTCTGCTGGAAGACATCGAGTCGGCCATCGACCTGGTAGCCGAGAAGCGCGGCAACTTCGGCTCGCAGCTCAACCGTCTGGACAACGCCCTCAGCGTGATCTCATCCCAGATCCAGAACCTGACGGCAGCCGAGTCGCAGATCCGCGACGCCAACCTGGCGGAGGAAATCACCAACCTGACCAAGTTCCAGATCTTGACCCAGTCGGGTATCGCGTCCTTGGCTCAGGCCAATCAGAGTCAGCAGTCCGTCTTGTCGCTCTTCTAA
- a CDS encoding flagellar protein FlaG — MDSIQSNVGTSPNVSAEEAVSRAVQRPSRPRLAKRSEGLQGEQSQQQQERLEARRARQQARQEQAATSRAADIAPPTRRAVRFRLNRETERFYIQVVDQDTGEVVKEIPPERLLTLGQTLRQATGNLLDRSA; from the coding sequence ATGGACAGCATACAATCCAACGTCGGCACGAGCCCCAACGTCAGTGCCGAGGAAGCTGTCTCTCGAGCTGTGCAACGGCCCTCAAGGCCCCGCCTCGCCAAGCGGAGCGAGGGCCTGCAAGGGGAGCAGTCTCAACAACAGCAGGAGCGTTTGGAGGCCCGGCGTGCACGCCAGCAAGCCCGCCAGGAGCAAGCCGCGACCTCTCGGGCAGCGGACATCGCCCCGCCCACCCGGCGGGCCGTGCGCTTCCGGTTGAATCGCGAGACCGAGCGCTTCTACATTCAAGTCGTGGACCAAGACACCGGCGAAGTGGTCAAGGAGATTCCTCCTGAGCGCCTGCTCACGCTGGGCCAAACCCTGCGTCAGGCGACTGGAAATCTGCTCGACAGATCGGCCTAG
- the fliD gene encoding flagellar filament capping protein FliD, whose amino-acid sequence MGGFQIPGGGLDVQTIVDQLLFIEALPLRRLEDQQIRLDQKAEAYKTLRSRLAALADSISALNSPERFAARSAASSDESLLTATASSAASPGTYNISVQRLAVIDNFVGDATFAASDESIGTGSFDLTVGETTTTITIDSSSNTLEGLRNAINNSGSEARANIVNDGSGFRLTITSDASGSENAISISNNSLTLADSSPFTFSRTHNIADVSELDAELTVNGLTVTGGSNSVSDVIEGVTLNLRGVSSGSVTLTVENNTSEVREAVQSFVDAYNGAVSFINSQFTVVGESGRGGPLAGDSVVREIQSQLSSIVRGAAANAGAFSTLGSAGIDLQNDGSLQINSSDLDEALEDHFEDFAKLFLAVGESSSASLSVTNVGSAEAGTYEVNLTQAAESALISSTVSAALDADETLTFTLGSRQSVVNLLAGDSLADIVNKLNAQFDADEIGLTASSNGSELVITSNAKGSAVEVTAVSDRDGGNSTGIGTAGLSDTGLDALGTFTNVDSGQVFNVSGTGNTLEGTDPAIKNLTVRVFGSSTGNLGQISINLGFAELLERGLTEFTDEFSGPISGALEQLDGQKRRLEDSVLDFEERLVQRREILTLEFVRADQALRQLAQLQQTLGGTSSLF is encoded by the coding sequence ATGGGCGGTTTTCAAATTCCCGGCGGCGGCCTCGACGTTCAGACCATCGTCGACCAGTTGCTTTTCATCGAGGCGTTGCCCCTGCGCCGGCTGGAAGACCAGCAAATCCGGCTCGATCAAAAAGCGGAAGCCTACAAGACACTGCGCAGCCGCCTGGCCGCACTGGCCGACAGCATCAGCGCCCTCAACTCTCCCGAGAGGTTCGCGGCCCGCAGCGCCGCTTCCTCCGATGAGAGCCTGCTCACGGCCACAGCCAGCAGCGCCGCCAGCCCCGGCACCTACAACATCAGCGTTCAGCGCCTGGCCGTGATCGACAACTTCGTGGGCGATGCCACCTTCGCCGCTTCCGACGAATCGATCGGAACCGGCAGTTTCGACCTGACGGTGGGAGAGACCACCACCACCATTACCATCGACAGCAGCAGCAACACCCTGGAAGGCCTGCGTAACGCCATCAACAACTCGGGCAGCGAGGCGCGGGCCAACATCGTCAACGACGGCAGCGGTTTCAGGCTCACCATCACCAGCGACGCTTCCGGCTCTGAAAACGCCATCTCCATCAGCAACAATTCCCTCACGCTGGCCGACTCCAGTCCCTTCACCTTTTCGCGCACCCACAACATCGCCGACGTCAGCGAGCTGGACGCCGAACTGACCGTCAACGGCCTCACCGTCACCGGCGGCAGCAACTCCGTCTCCGACGTGATCGAGGGCGTTACCCTCAACCTGCGCGGAGTGAGCAGCGGCAGCGTCACGCTGACGGTGGAAAACAACACCAGCGAAGTCCGCGAGGCCGTCCAGAGCTTCGTGGACGCCTACAACGGCGCGGTCAGCTTCATCAACAGCCAGTTCACGGTGGTGGGAGAGAGCGGCCGGGGCGGACCCCTGGCCGGCGACAGCGTGGTGCGCGAGATCCAGTCGCAGCTTTCAAGCATCGTCCGGGGGGCGGCGGCCAACGCGGGCGCCTTCTCGACTTTGGGCTCTGCCGGCATCGACCTGCAGAACGACGGCTCTCTGCAAATCAACTCCAGCGACCTGGACGAAGCGCTGGAAGATCATTTCGAAGATTTCGCCAAGCTCTTCCTGGCCGTCGGCGAGAGCTCGAGCGCCAGCCTTTCGGTGACCAATGTGGGATCGGCTGAAGCCGGCACCTATGAGGTCAACCTGACCCAAGCGGCCGAGTCGGCTCTCATCTCCAGCACCGTGTCGGCGGCCTTGGACGCAGACGAAACCTTGACCTTCACCCTGGGCAGCCGGCAGTCGGTCGTCAACCTGCTGGCCGGCGATTCGCTCGCCGACATCGTCAACAAGCTCAACGCCCAGTTCGACGCCGATGAAATCGGACTGACGGCATCCTCCAACGGATCTGAGCTGGTCATCACCAGCAACGCCAAGGGATCGGCCGTCGAAGTGACGGCTGTTTCCGACCGCGACGGAGGCAACAGCACCGGAATCGGAACGGCTGGGCTTTCCGACACCGGGCTGGACGCACTGGGCACCTTTACCAACGTCGACAGCGGGCAGGTCTTCAACGTCAGCGGAACTGGAAATACCCTGGAAGGCACCGATCCCGCGATCAAAAACCTCACCGTGCGCGTCTTCGGGTCGTCGACAGGCAACCTGGGCCAGATCTCAATCAACCTGGGGTTTGCCGAGCTGCTGGAACGAGGCCTGACCGAGTTCACCGACGAATTCTCGGGACCGATCTCCGGTGCCCTGGAGCAGCTTGACGGCCAGAAGAGGCGCCTGGAAGACAGCGTTCTCGATTTTGAGGAACGGCTGGTACAAAGGCGGGAAATCCTAACGTTGGAGTTCGTTCGTGCCGATCAGGCACTTAGGCAGCTTGCTCAGTTGCAGCAAACGCTGGGAGGCACGAGCAGCCTCTTTTAG
- the fliS gene encoding flagellar export chaperone FliS — MQHSNSYSPQSQVQSHYQRMQITTADPFELMLILYRGAVQRLQSAAKHMKEGRIEQRVADLNKAQDMILELKVTLDFEKGGDIAKQLDRLYSYMLSRLVEANARQEVEGLLEVVRLLKTLISGWEGARENLKNGQGGEVSPGQGAEPEQSGSPPSSRQRQEDGEAAPQRLEMSA; from the coding sequence ATGCAACATTCCAACTCATACTCGCCTCAAAGTCAGGTCCAAAGTCACTACCAGCGCATGCAGATAACAACCGCGGACCCCTTCGAGTTGATGCTGATCCTTTACCGGGGAGCGGTTCAGCGCCTGCAAAGCGCCGCCAAGCACATGAAGGAAGGCCGGATTGAGCAGCGGGTGGCAGACCTCAACAAGGCACAGGACATGATCCTGGAGCTCAAGGTCACCCTTGATTTCGAGAAGGGCGGGGACATCGCCAAACAGCTCGACCGGCTCTACTCCTATATGCTGAGCCGATTGGTGGAGGCCAACGCCCGGCAAGAGGTGGAGGGGCTGCTGGAAGTGGTGCGCCTGCTCAAGACCCTGATCAGCGGTTGGGAAGGGGCGCGGGAAAACCTCAAGAACGGGCAAGGCGGAGAAGTCAGCCCGGGCCAGGGAGCCGAACCCGAACAAAGCGGGTCGCCGCCTTCCTCGCGACAGCGGCAAGAGGATGGCGAGGCGGCTCCCCAGAGGCTTGAAATGAGTGCCTGA
- the pseB gene encoding UDP-N-acetylglucosamine 4,6-dehydratase (inverting): protein MNSPLQNRTILVTGGTGSFARHFIRKVFSEGHRPRKLIVFSRDEWKQWEMRRSDPLFDHSSIRYFLGDVRDSDRLKRAFRQVDLVVHAAAMKQVPASEYNPTEAIKTNIHGAINVIDAAIDRGVRKVVALSTDKAANPVNLYGATKLCSDKLFVSGNAYVGSSGIPRFSVVRYGNVLGSRGSIVPRWQQIVAEGARSLTVTDRRMTRFWITLDQAADFVIQTFDRMLGGEIFVPKIPSMKIVDLARAIAPDLAIHFTGIRPGEKLHELMIGEDDARHSLEFESYYAIAPELVFTVNQASYERLAEGGGKPLPEGFKYSSDSNSRWLDAEGLRELLREPSAAQGGHLTSSGQVEEASAGYSPI from the coding sequence ATGAATTCGCCCTTGCAGAACCGCACGATACTGGTAACCGGAGGAACGGGGAGCTTCGCCCGCCACTTCATCCGCAAAGTCTTTAGCGAGGGGCATCGTCCCCGCAAGCTCATCGTTTTCAGCCGCGACGAGTGGAAACAGTGGGAAATGCGGCGCAGCGACCCCCTCTTCGACCATTCGAGCATCCGCTATTTTCTGGGAGACGTTCGGGACAGCGACCGCCTGAAGCGAGCTTTCCGCCAAGTCGACCTGGTGGTGCATGCCGCCGCCATGAAACAAGTCCCGGCCTCGGAATACAATCCCACCGAAGCTATTAAGACCAACATCCACGGAGCCATCAACGTCATCGACGCCGCCATCGACCGGGGAGTCCGCAAGGTGGTGGCCCTTTCCACCGACAAGGCCGCAAATCCGGTCAACCTCTACGGCGCCACCAAGCTCTGTTCTGACAAGCTGTTCGTCTCCGGCAACGCCTACGTGGGGTCGAGCGGCATTCCCCGCTTTTCCGTAGTACGTTACGGAAATGTGTTGGGCTCGCGGGGCAGCATCGTGCCGCGCTGGCAACAGATAGTAGCCGAAGGAGCTCGCTCGCTGACCGTTACCGACCGGCGCATGACGCGCTTTTGGATCACCCTCGATCAGGCTGCCGATTTTGTCATCCAGACCTTTGACCGCATGCTGGGGGGCGAAATCTTCGTGCCCAAGATCCCTTCTATGAAGATCGTCGACCTGGCCCGGGCCATCGCCCCCGACCTGGCCATCCACTTCACCGGAATCCGTCCCGGCGAGAAGCTGCACGAACTGATGATCGGAGAGGACGACGCCCGTCATTCGTTGGAATTCGAGAGCTACTACGCCATCGCGCCCGAACTGGTGTTTACCGTCAATCAAGCCTCCTATGAGCGTCTGGCCGAAGGCGGCGGCAAGCCGCTGCCCGAGGGCTTCAAATACTCCTCGGACAGCAACAGCCGGTGGCTCGACGCCGAAGGCCTGAGGGAACTGCTGCGCGAGCCCTCTGCGGCCCAAGGCGGCCACTTGACGAGTTCCGGACAAGTCGAAGAGGCAAGCGCCGGATACTCGCCGATTTAG
- a CDS encoding RraA family protein gives MSRDSIRQRIIRKIKTNRISTTEVADCLGKSGDISGLQPLSRGHFEVGEVYLAYCYNESNWELHQQLEGAKPGQVIVVETHNCGTRAAFGDLVSKFGVLYQEASAMVVNGYLRDAHNLRKHRYPVWCRGVTPIGCFNRQNRRPLEASVLQDWKRRYQGGIAVCDDGGVVVIPPQEVNEDFLQKLDFIELQEDIWYYCLDVKKWSTYRTVCLKDYLDTDLLPEELRERFSAFQKELGD, from the coding sequence ATGTCTCGAGATTCCATCCGTCAGCGCATCATCCGCAAGATCAAAACCAACCGCATCTCAACCACCGAGGTGGCCGACTGCCTGGGCAAGAGCGGAGACATCTCCGGCCTGCAGCCCCTCAGCCGGGGGCACTTCGAGGTGGGCGAGGTCTATCTGGCCTACTGCTACAACGAGAGCAACTGGGAGCTGCACCAGCAGTTGGAGGGCGCAAAGCCTGGCCAGGTCATCGTCGTCGAGACTCACAACTGCGGCACCCGGGCCGCCTTCGGCGACCTGGTTTCCAAATTCGGAGTCCTCTATCAGGAGGCGTCCGCCATGGTGGTCAACGGCTACCTCCGCGACGCCCACAACCTGCGAAAGCACCGTTATCCGGTGTGGTGCCGGGGCGTGACACCCATCGGCTGCTTCAATCGCCAGAACCGCCGCCCGCTTGAAGCTTCGGTTCTGCAGGACTGGAAGAGACGCTACCAGGGCGGCATCGCCGTTTGCGACGACGGAGGCGTGGTGGTGATTCCCCCTCAGGAAGTCAACGAAGACTTCTTGCAGAAACTCGATTTCATCGAATTGCAGGAGGATATCTGGTACTACTGCCTGGACGTCAAGAAGTGGTCGACCTACCGCACCGTCTGCCTCAAGGACTACCTCGACACCGACCTGCTTCCGGAAGAGCTTCGAGAGCGTTTTTCGGCTTTTCAGAAGGAGTTGGGCGACTAG
- a CDS encoding class I SAM-dependent methyltransferase — protein MLEPDDRRRLIELYEERLKEKGVTVETVGWRSRRQQQVRFQVLLEIGSMEQREILDVGCGLGDLVPLAGVHGAAGYTGIDLAGALIQEARTLHSQSSRPARIDFRQADLGQDLPGHDWVLASGIFAFPVRDPGRYLRRTVKRMFDLARRGVAFNCVSSHVDYQDDSLVYHDPAEVMALAKGLSRRVSLRHDYMPFEFTVYIYKEDQADDENVFRSFRPRSQQR, from the coding sequence ATGCTTGAGCCCGATGACCGGCGCCGCCTGATCGAACTCTACGAAGAGCGCCTCAAAGAGAAGGGCGTCACAGTGGAGACGGTGGGATGGCGCTCGCGCCGCCAGCAGCAGGTGCGCTTCCAGGTCCTGCTCGAGATCGGCTCGATGGAGCAGCGGGAAATCCTCGACGTGGGCTGCGGCTTGGGCGATCTGGTCCCGCTGGCGGGAGTGCACGGGGCTGCGGGCTATACCGGAATCGACTTGGCCGGCGCACTTATCCAAGAGGCCCGCACCCTGCACTCCCAGTCCTCCCGTCCGGCGCGCATCGATTTTCGCCAAGCCGACCTGGGCCAGGACCTGCCCGGTCACGATTGGGTGCTGGCTTCGGGCATCTTCGCTTTTCCGGTGCGCGACCCGGGGCGCTATTTGCGCCGCACCGTCAAACGCATGTTCGACTTGGCCCGTCGGGGAGTGGCCTTCAATTGCGTCAGCTCCCACGTCGATTACCAGGACGATTCTCTCGTCTACCACGATCCAGCCGAAGTGATGGCCCTGGCCAAGGGCCTTTCCCGGAGGGTCAGCTTGCGCCACGACTACATGCCCTTCGAGTTCACCGTCTATATCTACAAAGAAGATCAGGCCGACGACGAGAACGTCTTCCGTTCCTTCAGGCCGCGTTCTCAGCAGAGATAG